From the Perognathus longimembris pacificus isolate PPM17 chromosome 9, ASM2315922v1, whole genome shotgun sequence genome, one window contains:
- the Ltv1 gene encoding protein LTV1 homolog has protein sequence MPHRKKKPFIEKKKAVSFHLVHRSQRDPLAADETAPQRVLLPTQKVNDEERRAEQRKYGVFFDDDYDYLQHLKEPSGPSELIPTSAFGTYNSKDEKEETLVIPSTGIKLPSSVFASEFEEDVGLLNKAAPVSGPRLDFDPDIVAALDDDFDFDNPDNLLEDDFILQANRPTGEKSEDEDGCEWEDVEEEEDGSDDGDCSSAGLMSDEDDMSAPGTPCGVNEQHLFWNEETKSRFTEYSMTSSVMRRNEQLTLHDERFEKFYEQYDDVEIGALDNAELEGSIQVNSNRLQEVLNDYFKEKAENCVKLNTLEPCEDQDLPLNEPQESEEEELITVILEEAKEKWDCESICSTYSNLYNHPQLIKYQPKPKQIHLSSKTGIPLNVLPKKGLTAKQVERMQMINGSDLPKVSAQPRPKNESKEDKKARKQAIKEERKERRVEKKANQLAFKLEKRRQEKELLNLKKNVEGLKL, from the exons CCTCACAGGAAGAAAAAGCCCTTTATAGAGAAGAAGAAGGCTGTGTCTTTTCACTTGGTACACCGGAGCCAGCGAGATCCTTTAGCAGCAGATGAAACTGCACCCCAAAGAGTTCTGTTGCCTACCCAGAAA GTAAATGATGAAGAAAGGCGAGCAGAACAGAGGAAGTATGGCGTGTTCTTTGATGATGACTATGACTACCTGCAACACCTGAAGGAACCATCTGGGCCCTCAGAGTTAATTCCCACCAGTGCCTTTGGCACATACAACAGcaaagatgagaaagaagaaacactAGTAATTCCA AGTACTGGAATCAAGTTGCCTTCATCAGTGTTTGCATCAGAGTTTGAGGAAGATGTTGGATTGCTAAATAAAGCGGCTCCAGTTTCAG gcCCTCGACTGGATTTTGATCCTGACATTGTCGCAGCTCTTGATGATGATTTTGACTTTGATAACCCAGATAATCTACTTGAGGATGACTTCATTCTGCAGGCCAATAGGCCCACCGGAGA GAAGTCTGAGGATGAAGATGGCTGTGAATGGGAagatgtggaggaggaagaggatggaagTGACGATGGTGACTGCAGCTCTGCAGGTCTGATGTCAGATGAAGATGACATGTCTGCCCCCGGGACCCCATGTGGAGTCAATGAGCAGCATTTGTTCTGGAACGAGGAAACAAAAAGTCGCTTCACAGAGTATTCTATGACCTCCTCAGTCATGAGGAGAAACGAGCAGCTGACTCTACACGATGAGAGGTTTGAAAAG TTTTATGAGCAATATGACGATGTTGAAATTGGAGCTCTGGATAATGCTGAATTGGAAGGTTCCATTCAGGTCAACAGCAACCGCTTGCAGGAAGTTTTGAATGACTACTTTAAAGAGAAGGCCGAGAA TTGTGTTAAATTGAATACCCTCGAACCCTGTGAGGATCAAGACCTGCCACTGAATGAGCCCCAGGAGTCTGAGGAGGAAGAGCTCATTACTGTCATTCTAGAAGAAGCCAAAGAGAAGTGGGACTGCGAATCCATTTGCA gtacATACTCTAATTTATACAACCATCCACAGCTTATCAAGTATCAACCAAAG cCCAAGCAAATCCACCTTTCTTCTAAAACTGGAATACCTCTCAATGTCTTACCTAAGAAAGGACTCACAGCAAAGCAGGTTGAACGAATGCAGATGATTAATGGCAGTGACCTGCCTAAGGTATCGGCTCAACCACGGCCTAAAAACGAAAGCAAAGAagataaaaaagcaagaaagcaagctaTAAAAGAGGAGCGCAAG GAACGACGAGTGGAAAAGAAAGCTAACCAGTTAGCATTCAAGCTggagaaaagaaggcaggaaaaggagcTGCTGAACTTGAAGAAGAATGTTGAGGGTCTAAAGCTATAG